In Sesamum indicum cultivar Zhongzhi No. 13 linkage group LG1, S_indicum_v1.0, whole genome shotgun sequence, the sequence aaagcaaaatataatacataagaAGGGAATACATTATTCTGTAATTAATTACCTGGACGCCCTTAAGCCCATCAGATTCCTTTGcttcttcctccttttgtttctctttctctaCCTCAAATTTTGGCTTCCATGCAGTTTGGCGGTAGGATTCAGCAACTTTCTCACTGGAAGCTATCAAAATATTGTCAAACAGTATGCCATCTTGCATTGTCCAGATTTCAATGCCAAGAGCTGCAATGGGCTCAATGTTTGGTCTGTCGAGTTCAAAGTACTCTGGATTTGGAATCTCCTGTGGCTTCCAAATACCCTTGTAGTTGGGGTTATCAATGAGCGGAGGCTGCCATTTTCCCTTGTAAGCAGGATTCCTCTTCGTTGGTCTCTTCCACTCCCCACATCCAGGAGCCTCTTGGCATTTGGGGTTATCTATTTTCGGTGCCTCCCATTCACCATCCTCTTCATCATCCCAGTCCTCTGGTTTTGTTGCCTCAGGATCATCAATCTCCTCTGGCTCATCATCCAACCAACCTTCAGGCTTCACAGCATCTTCATCTTCAATTTCCATTGGAGCATCCTCATCCCAGTCATCAGGTTTTTTCGCAGCTGGATCTGGAATTTTTGCCCTCTCATCCCAATCCTCAGGTTTCTTATCATCTGGATCGGGGATAGTCTTAGGGGGGATGAGTGGAGGATCAAAGTCATCAACTCCAAGGAAGTTagccttctttttctcttccccGTCAACCAAGATCCTCAACTCGTTGTCTGGTTTCAAGATGGCAGTATAAACATGGGTCAACTTGTCCAACGGAACTGATGGTGGGAACTTCAGATGGTGTTCAATAAACTTTCCAGTCTTGGGGTTTTCATGCTTCAGAATGAAGTGAACCTTGTTGGTGACTCCACATTTATCAGGACCAAACATTATTGTGTAAGGCGACTCATTATCAAATTCCTTTGGGGCCCATCCAGCATCCTGGGGACGGAGGTACTTGATATAAGCACCACCACATTCGAGCCCATTTTGGAGGCGGACCTCATACTGAAGGACAATAGTTCCATCCTTGAGTTTCACAGGCTCATCAAGTTCCTTAACGATGGCATATTTGCGGGCTTTCTCACTAACAAGAAGTCCGTGGTCATCATGTCCTTCACTCTTCTCATGTTTCCACACACCTGAGATCACAAATATGCACAAGTACATTTTCAAAACCCGATTGAATATAAATGCTGTTATACTCCATGAATGCTCATCTTCATAACCTCAAAATTACTTATGCAAGATGTACTAAAGGTCTGAAAATTTAGATGCACAAACTCAACATGTAACTACAGATATGTGCCCTGTTGGCCAAAACACAGAATCAAGCtagataatttaatccatCAGGAAACAGTAATATCAATCCCCACTTTAACCATCCAATCAATAATCCACAGAACAATGAACTACTCTACGCATTATTGAAGCACCGCAGACAGAGAGCTTAATGGATTTCAATCCTCCTAGTATTCACGAAAATATAGAGCAGTTTAATCTACAGACAGTTCTAGAATGTCAATCATAAGGAGCATTTTCCCAATTTTGTACAACCATACAAAGATTCAGAACAGATAGCGGATAAGTGCAGCATTTTGTATCAAAAATCAATTCCAAAGTCAATACACTGAGTGAACTCAACTCACCCTACTATAGTACAACCACCATTTCTAAACCACAATACTTGTAAACATACAGAACACAAAGCCCTAACCACAACaagcaaaattataaacacaatGACCAGACCTAGGTTTAAATCCAAGAAAACACTACCACTAAATCGAAACAAAAATCCATAAACAACAAGCCCACTGCAGATACAATAACAACCGACCTGTATAATCCGACTTCTCAGACACAATCCATCTCCCGTCGAATTTCTCATCGAACGGCTCGTAGAATTTCTATAAACACCAAACCCATACAACAAAAcattaaattcagaaaaaatcaaagcagATCTAAGACAACTTCAATCAAAGCCGCAAAAAAGAACACCAATAGATTCCACAAAATTCAACATCCTCATACCACATCGTCCGAAGCGTAGAGCTGAACAACAAAGCACGCGATCGACAACAGCAACAAACACTGCATTATCCAAATCTTCCGATTCGGATCCTCCATTTACACAATCACAACTCAGAGATTCAAtcacaataaagaaaaaaatccaaatcGATGGATCTAAGAGGAGAAGAAGTCTCTAGAGAAAAGAGAGTGGAGTTGATACTTTCTCCCTATCATATCGTAAGAGCGTACAAGTAGCTCGTATATATAGATCCGGGGAGCAACGCCAGTCGAGTTGTCTCGACCAATCAGAGTTAACGCCACGTGAAGTGGACCAATGGGAATTCGACACGTTGCAGCAAGTGACGAGCTCCAGGGAAAAGATCCGTATTGGCTGTGACGCTAATGCGTAGTGATGATCCGGCTTCCGGGTTGACCCATTTACGTTGACCGgatcttttcatattttccttctttccttttttttaaaaaagaacaatttaTACATTGCgaaaaatttacaaatgtaaacttttatattagaattctaaaaatattcatttaacacTGTGTtgatcattattttaaattaaaattttatttattttacattcttattaattaaataaaaaattttaaatacatttttttaaaaaaattctaaatatgaCTAAATACGTAGAAAATCATGAACGATACTTCTTAGGTGGCAGTATTATAGGTTTATTTTGACTCGATATATTTAGATAtagattaataaatattttttttaatatcacatttaaaattaatggtcAAAAGTCAATGACGTCGGATGCAtaacaaaaatagttttattttctctttttaaagaaatagaaaCTCTATTTTTAACAACCAAAACatttattaatgatatttcaaaaaataaatatggtaaAATCAAATACCATAAATTTggtaatatttgttatttttaaaattctatgGGCATTTCTTCCACGGGACCAAGTAAAAGTgcatttttaagaaaaattaatttaattatcataaaagacattaaatcaaataatttaaattgaaattacatcAATCAAGAGTAAATTCTCTATCGTctatttcaacttttataaCGTTGATCCGAAAGATCAacactttctctttttttttttactaacaaTCATGACACATTGTTtctatatgcatataataaataatattttatattttaaaatatattatgaataaaaatatgcattatacttctaaagaaaacaaaaagaatctaagcagagtaaaaaaaaaaaatcaacttaggCGTATTATCgacataacaataaaattggtgTTGGTGTCATAAACAGCGTTtgtaagagaaaaaatatttttttttatatagtatagatacaTGACTATACAATATGAGATTTTGCTCTTACGGCATTTTTGAagtgatatataattaatattatcatgatTCGCTATCACGCGAACTTCACTATGGTTAAAATTGACTAATTCAGAAAGTATTGTTAAAATTCACATTAAACGGTGAGATGGAGAACACGTTTCGCACCCaaaaatgattagaaaagCTCCCAAAGATCATTTAATTAGCTTACATGACACTAGATTTATGTATCTTTCAGATTGTATTGATTTAGATCAATTGTTTCGTGAATTGTACAACTCAATAAAGCCTAGCTTGTGAAAACACAATTTCTATATGTTAGGTACAACTTTTCTGTTGTGAATGTGTGTGATTTGTGTTTagttatcttttatatatgtctctcaatataaaatatcagtaataaattatcataattcaTATAGTAATGAAATATCAAAGAAAAGCTTGAGAAATTAGAAAGTTGTACCGATTGAGAGTCACAACACTTGTTGTTGTCCTATATTCATATAGCATCCCTATATTCAGGTACTGACAGTTGATCATGACTATAGGATAAAACTCATTAGCTATTTGCAAGGTCTCATCACATGCACATGACTACGAGGAGATTATGAATCAGTCCAAAACTCTCAAAACTTGTGGGAGTAATAAGTATTTCTACAAATCATGACATAATGTGCCAAATGAAAAAGGTGATGACcccttaaataatttaaagaaattgaccgttacaaaaaattaaatagccTACTTAGAATTCAtagtattataataaattacaaatagaccacataaatatataaaatgtataggTTAAGTACTTATTAACCTCGTAACATCACAATTAAATGTTTATAATAATGGGATcataaaacttaaataaagaCCGGCgcttaaactaaaataaagatagaaataatttgacaattttaaaacttttaaaatttattttcaaatctttTCTGCCTTCACTATTCTTTTCACCCAGAGTCAACCTTATCGACTTAACTAAGAATTTAACTAAAGGTTTCATGTGTTGTCCTCACCAAGCTTGTGGGTTCAAATAAACTTAGGGGCTTGCGACCTGAGATCGAAGCAAGAAGACACCTAATATATAACCTAAATTCAGactttatattaaaagaatgaaaagtttattaaaagtaaaaagatcaaatcaatcaattagtagcattgttgttattgttattattgcaTTTGTCACGCACACACTCATATTTATAGAACTCAAAtccataatatttcaattataaggTCTCAACTTTACCATATGAGCAACTTACCTATACAtgaattagttaataaattcCATGCCCATGCACTAGTGAAGCCCAACAGGCTGACAAGACTGTCAGTTTCCGAACTCTCACACCTCAATGGCTCCTCCTCTTAAACCAAATAATTAACTGAAATGCTGAAAAAAATGGTCGGATTTATtccactaatatatattttcatatttacatataattctGTTTACTTTGTGGAGATTAAAATCCTGAATGGATTGGCCAACATGAAACAAtcagtgtaattacacattaTTATgtggttaattatttttccgtAAATTATACATCGATTACATAATATGTGTGTTGTAATATTCAAGCTTAGTCCGCGTAGATCTTGGTTAGAATTTGAGAAACTTACATTTtagttatgtaattattacttgcatttatagtaattataaattcaatccTGCAATATATCCCCTCACACATTTGATACTAGGTGTAGTTCATTCAGccttttgtaaatttttttgacaaaatgtGTTGTCGAAAAAAGAAGTGGCAACGGTGTGTCAACACATGGCACATGACAATGATGTGTTGATGCACGTGGCAATAACATGTCTTATTCTGACATCAAATTTATGGAAAAACCAAATTTGACAATTCAGGATCAATTTTGTCAATTCAAGACCTGTCACCATATATGTGATGTCTTGTACTAAATGTATCAAAATTAAGACCAAATGTTTTAATATGGGTATAATTtacaatactaaaattataattactaaaaCTACAGGACTGAATGTGTCATATCCCATAATTACAGATAATTTTGCCTTAACATTTTCTGTCTCAatacattttttctttaaaatattgtgaaaacccccatgaatttttctttgagaTCACTCTGAAAAGTAATCTACTAAGACATTTTCATTATTCAGCCAAACAAAACTTATCTTGATTCAAGATATGTGAATCAAAATACAATCTGTTGTATACAGATAATCCATAATGTATAGATATACTCGACTCGTTCTGTGTATTCTTATGCATGGTGCTCTAAGTCTCTCAACAAGCTACATTCACTGAAGCAGTTCGAATcttctaatacaaaataatattacatcttaggggtaattacatatacacgTTTTGATTTATGGTCTGTTTACACAAATTGTCCCCGCTTgttgcataattttaaaaaccacTCCTAACAGCTAAAACACAAtagtagtttgtgtaataatgttgacattttttaagggtgcatatgaaaattttcaaaaaatataggtagtttgtgtaaatattGTTGACGTTTtaggtgtgtatgtgtgtgtgtgtgtgtgtaattatctaaaaagcAAAGAcggtttgtataaatagaccataggTTAGGGGATGTCAATGAAATTATCCCTATATCCAATAATGTAGATTAAATAAACACaatgtatatgtattaatgtattaaataaaatacaaaacataatatcaattcacAATCGAAAATCCAGACTGAAAAATCAAAGGAGCCATTGAGGGAGAGAGTTCAGAAAAAGACAACTTGCCTCCATTCCACTTCTTGCTTCGATGCAAAAAATATCGAAATGTCTTCATGAACAACTTATGATGATTGGAGTCGAAATCACCAAAGCTTTTTTTTGTAGGAAGAAATTAAAGATGAAGTTGTATTTATAGTAATAAGTTTAGAGGTATGAGCATTGCTCTTTCCTCAAAAACATGGTTAATAGCTAGGAATAAAATGATACAATATATGAATAGCAAACAATGCGTCTTTGATATCTCAAGGAAAATGAGAGACAAGTACAAAGAAATTTTAGCCTTGTTTTCCCTTTCTGTCTTCCAAGTTGTACTAAGCTCGAGACGTGGTGCATAGTAATCTTTGCCTCTCGGTTCTGCAGTTTTGTTGTACTTCAGATTTTTAAATAGGTTGGTGAGTGGTAGAAGTGCGCAAGAATTATTCTATTACTTGGAAATTGTCGTTGCTGCAGTTATTTGTTCTATGTGACATtgtaaatgtataaattatctctttataaaagaaaatttagtaattaatcccctatatttgttaaaatgtagcaatttataatttattcccttatattttttaaaatttagcattttACCTCCCTAAACAAgggagtaaattatttcattttaaaaaatataggaggagtaaattactattttttttacaggagataatttactcatttacaatattataatagaaaaaattacattagaCCCTTTGTGGGTAGATTGttgttggttttgttttctccAAGTAATGGagaataaattgataatatatagaatttaaataaagaaactgAGAATTCAATGTGAGTGAGGTCGACGTTGAGCTGGTAGATTTTTATGGTCatgccttggaggcttggtctcAGGGTGTTAGGTCAGATGTCGTAATCctaggtaaattacaatgatttttcctgaaatttggcataattacgaatactttctcgttgtttgaaaaattacaaataccccctgatatttgataaaattatgtaattcttgaatgaatatatgaaattatcaactttgcccttattatatttttttaaaaaaaattaaaaaacttataaaagaaatagaatggagtgcatgaaaaaattttaaaaattataaaaaacttatCGACTTattccattaaaaaaattttaaaaatttaaaaaataaataaaactaatatttttaatccataagggcattttggtcagttcattataaaaaatggatgaaaatctaacggGTCACCTAATTGTTAGACGTCTGTTAAAATTAAGAAGGTATTGATAACTCTctacacaataaaaaaaatattcgtaattatgccaaatttcagaagaggctttgtaatttaccctcgCAACCCTATGTAgtcatatatattgatttgaaaaatattgagtaGGTCTAAGTTATACttgtttgatatttaaaataagtaagaGCAACACGAGGATAGTTTTAATAGCACCATATGCATTAGATAGAATATACTTGAATTCTATATAGCTATTTGCAACAATGACGTGTTAATCAATTGAGATACATTGATCATTAGTGATCATACGGTCGTCACGAATGATGATGTCATTGGGTTGGTTTGAAAAGAATCGAGTTGAGTAAAAAATGAGCAGATCCTTAAAGGTATTTTGAGGTTATTTCTGGGGGATGCAAGATTAGGAAGCAGCAATAGTGTGCTTAGAGAGGGCTGGAGCAGATTGGTGGATGGAGGTCCATGCATTAACATGACTCAGGCAGGCACATTGGAGGCTACATAACATGACTTTCATCTGCAGTCTCTTCTTACAGCTGAATTTCATTCTCAAACAGGTCTAAGTATATAACATTCTTtacaattatgaaaataagcTGCTTAGAAGCACAAGAGTCTCCTGGTACGAACTGAAGAAATCATATAGAGAGAACTTATAGGGGATTATTATTGACACCCGCAAAATGACTAGTTCCGCAAATTTGGCATTTGTTGTGCATGCACTTTGTGTGACCGAAGTCTACAACAATCACCTAGTATTACTCAACACGTACGACACAACGGCATGTATCTGTATGTCTCAAAGCAGTTAGTCAGTCAGTTCCCAGAGGATAACTATACTGCCACTCCTATTTAAGCTATCCAAGGGACAATCAAAATCTAATGTGTAACCCCCAAGAATGGTCACCAAGTtcgacaaataattttattcacctattatcatcatcatcaacagcTGCAGCAGCAGTTGTTTCCCAGATATCAGCTAGTCAAGGTCTAGACTCTTTTTCATGGCTTCATAAACCAGATATGTAATGCTTGCTGCAGGTACAACTTTAAGAAGATTCGGGAAAAGCCCTTTGTAGAAGCCCCGCAAACCTTCATGATTATACGTTCTCCAGAATACATCTGACATACTACTGTAAGGAGCTCCTGAAGTGGTATGTTGAGCTTGCATTCTGAAAATCAGCTCTTATTAGTATGATAATGTGAGATAATGGTGGAAACTTTTTACATGGAGAAAACTAACTGATAGAGAAGTAGTCATTAAGGGTATGCATCACTTACCTTGTTCTTACCACCTGAAGTGGGTAAACACATGTTGCTCCAAGGGCTCCTGAAATTGTCCCACAACTCAGTTGCACAAGCGGACCGGGTTCTGCATAACATCTACGTATATAACTGATTCTAGTAATCATGATTAATCTGATGTACTGAAGGACAAACATTAAAAACAGACATGAGATGAAGAAGAATTTAAGTCATACCTCCATCATgaagaatatattttctggACATATCTTTCAAGGCCTCATAGGCAGCTAAGTCGATGCCTGCATAAGGGATAATTCCAAGAAGAGAAGGAACCAACCCTCTATAAAAGGCCCGAGGTCcctcctgaatcaatatatcttttgataatttccCCAGTTTCGGAACATTTCCTTTTTCACATGAATAAGTTTGTAACCGAGTTTTGACAAGATCCATTGGATAAATTGCGGTCTGTGCCACAGCTCCTGCCAATCCACCAGCCACAAGACGGCCCGGAGTACCAATATCCCCGCTATctccaataaaatttttcaacaattcgTAAGTGTAAAACTTGATGGCACTTTCAGGTGCAACCTTCAAGACATTTATCCCATTACCTCGGAAAAAACCTAGAAGACCACCTTCCTTCCAAATGTTTTTAACTGCAGGGCCGATGGAAGCTTGTGTAGTCTGCACTTGCAAAATCACCTTTAGACGGTCAAGAGGTGCAGTTGCAGTGCGAGAAGCCGCTCCAGCAACTCCACCAGCGATTAAGTATTTTGTTGCATGAACATGCTTGCTGATGCCTTCAGGAATCACGGCATGTTCACCAATGTCTACAAGATAAACCCTTTCCCAGTACCGGTAGATGTTTTCAATGGTGGCCTCGTGTGGGTAGAGCAACAGAAAATCTCTCCACTCCTCAAAAGTTATAATTCCATTATTGTCTTTATCAACATGTTCAACAAAACTAGCAagttcatcatcatcaatttcTATCCCTGAAAAAACAAACTGCCCTGACTTATAAGATGAAGACAACTtgtattccaaaaaaaatcaacgaAATAAATCATTCTACCCAAAAGCTGAACACAAGAGATCATTATGCAGGCATAaaggaaataataaatagcATCCAGCGCTACTCATAAAGAATTGGGAAAAAATAcaggtaaaataaatttaagtaaagaAATATGCATACCGACTTTTTGGAAATTGGACAATCTACTAATTACTAAGATATAAtccaataaattgaaaatcagGAGAGGCAGAGCATTCAGTTGCTGGTCAACCAAAGGAGGGAACCATACAAACATATATAGgaaattttaataactatATTAACTGTAACCTAAATCACCTTGTGTAAAATCAAGTAAACATTTAACTGTAATCTGCTTATACTACTCCATGTGAGGAAAAGATGAGATattctaatattatatgtaaaagaGACCTATACAGTATCATCTCCCATAAAGGCACAAACTAACTTCAGGAACTATATACGAAATCAACTTTGGCCTAAACGAACTAAGAATTCCAAGTCCAGCAGTGCTATGCAATCCCCATtgtctttataaaaaatcaagaggGAATTATGTCAGTATACAAAGTAGTTGgacaagtaaatatatatcacGTACTTTTTCTGCAATCATCTTGGTTTAACATTCTCAATTCAATTAAGTCTGTAAGCATCAGAAGATTCAGAACTACATTCGGTGTTCTTGAAGAAACATCGCACGGGCCAGTGGAATTCTACCATAGCTACAGTCGGACGTCTGCCAGTACTTCTATAAACAAACTTCCATAATATCCCTATGCAAAGATCAAATGTAGAAGAAGGCATACACATCCACTAAAGAGAATACATGGCAAAATGTGTGCAAGACTAACACTTGTTTGGCTTAAACAGTAGCAGACCACAGTAGTGATTCTCAAGTCATCATCACCATAGAGAAACTTAATACCCTTCAATATCCAACAGTGAATTTCTCCTAGGCCTAACTTGTCTCTATATTACTGTCAAGGAAAACAACTGCTCTCCATAAGCTACTGAAAATTCAACACACATTTTGCAGTTTTACCACAAAACCATATGACCACCCTACCGCAACCcccaaaagaaattaaaattcaaccaaCAAGCCGTAAAGCAACCATCaagaaatacaatataaaCACGAAAATCAAAGTACTGACAACATACCAGACTTGACAAGAGCATCCCATAACTCCTCGGGCATAATGCATCCGTTGTGCTCCACATCAATAGCTTGGAAAATCCTGTACAATTCCAGCTCCTTGTCGTCCATATACTTCCTGAACTCCTGGTAATCAACCCTCCCATCTTGATTCGAATCGCAAACTTCCAAAAGCTCCTTGGCGAACTTGTAGTCCGCGGGGATTTGCATTGCCGACAGCCCTTTCTCGATTAGGGCATAATCCAAGTACCCTACGTTATTGGAGTCAAAGAAACTGNNNNNNNNNNNNNNNNNNNNNNNNNNNNNNNNNNNNNNNNNNNNNNNNNNNNNNNNNNNNNNNNNNNNNNNNNNNNNNNNNNNNNNNNNNNNNNNNNNNNNNNNNNNNNNNNNNNNNNNNNNNNNNNNNNNNNNNNNNNNNNNNNNNNNNNNNNNNNNNNNNNNNNNNNNNNNNNNNNNNNNNNNNNNNNNNNNNNNNNNNNNNNNNNGCAAGGCGGACAACACGTGGTCCAGTGATATGGGCCCAGGTTTCTTAACCGGGTTGCAGCATCCGGGTCTAGCCTGCGTGTCTTTCGCCTCGGACGCCATTGTTGCAGCAGCTGGTGCTGGGAAATTCGCATGCCTCTCCACTCCCGTAGACataaataatcaagaaaagcaatCGGGTCGTCAGAATCTCGGATTTTATCCTCACCACATGATGATAGAGAAAAACAGCACTATGATCTTGGGGTTTTCAGATCTGTAAACAGAGAAGGTTTTGGTAGAATGGAGAAGAATGGGTGGGGTTGTTGGAGGAGGAAAGAAGAATATTGGAATTTTTGGGAAGGATCTTCCTGCCGGGGAGATGACCCGAATTGTTTAATTGGAGCTC encodes:
- the LOC105166879 gene encoding calcium-binding mitochondrial carrier protein SCaMC-3 isoform X2, with protein sequence MGGLITRSSGSIWTTRSWNCTGFSKLLMWSTTDALCPRSYGMLLSSLFVFSGIEIDDDELASFVEHVDKDNNGIITFEEWRDFLLLYPHEATIENIYRYWERVYLVDIGEHAVIPEGISKHVHATKYLIAGGVAGAASRTATAPLDRLKVILQVQTTQASIGPAVKNIWKEGGLLGFFRGNGINVLKVAPESAIKFYTYELLKNFIGDSGDIGTPGRLVAGGLAGAVAQTAIYPMDLVKTRLQTYSCEKGNVPKLGKLSKDILIQEGPRAFYRGLVPSLLGIIPYAGIDLAAYEALKDMSRKYILHDGEPGPLVQLSCGTISGALGATCVYPLQVVRTRMQAQHTTSGAPYSSMSDVFWRTYNHEGLRGFYKGLFPNLLKVVPAASITYLVYEAMKKSLDLD
- the LOC105165487 gene encoding calnexin homolog 1, with amino-acid sequence MEDPNRKIWIMQCLLLLSIACFVVQLYASDDVKFYEPFDEKFDGRWIVSEKSDYTGVWKHEKSEGHDDHGLLVSEKARKYAIVKELDEPVKLKDGTIVLQYEVRLQNGLECGGAYIKYLRPQDAGWAPKEFDNESPYTIMFGPDKCGVTNKVHFILKHENPKTGKFIEHHLKFPPSVPLDKLTHVYTAILKPDNELRILVDGEEKKKANFLGVDDFDPPLIPPKTIPDPDDKKPEDWDERAKIPDPAAKKPDDWDEDAPMEIEDEDAVKPEGWLDDEPEEIDDPEATKPEDWDDEEDGEWEAPKIDNPKCQEAPGCGEWKRPTKRNPAYKGKWQPPLIDNPNYKGIWKPQEIPNPEYFELDRPNIEPIAALGIEIWTMQDGILFDNILIASSEKVAESYRQTAWKPKFEVEKEKQKEEEAKESDGLKGVQKVVFDYLYKVADLPFLGEHKAKVLDLIEKAEKQPNLTIGILVSVVVVIFSIFFKLIFGGKKPAAVTAATKKPDVAETSNQGSTEEKEEQNEDAAAAPRRRNTRRDN
- the LOC105166879 gene encoding calcium-binding mitochondrial carrier protein SCaMC-1-A isoform X1 (The sequence of the model RefSeq protein was modified relative to this genomic sequence to represent the inferred CDS: added 43 bases not found in genome assembly), with the translated sequence MSTGVERHANFPAPAAATMASEAKDTQARPGCCNPVKKPGPISLDHVLSALRETKEERDMRIRSLFSFFDSNNVGYLDYALIEKGLSAMQIPADYKFAKELLEVCDSNQDGRVDYQEFRKYMDDKELELYRIFQAIDVEHNGCIMPEELWDALVKSGIEIDDDELASFVEHVDKDNNGIITFEEWRDFLLLYPHEATIENIYRYWERVYLVDIGEHAVIPEGISKHVHATKYLIAGGVAGAASRTATAPLDRLKVILQVQTTQASIGPAVKNIWKEGGLLGFFRGNGINVLKVAPESAIKFYTYELLKNFIGDSGDIGTPGRLVAGGLAGAVAQTAIYPMDLVKTRLQTYSCEKGNVPKLGKLSKDILIQEGPRAFYRGLVPSLLGIIPYAGIDLAAYEALKDMSRKYILHDGEPGPLVQLSCGTISGALGATCVYPLQVVRTRMQAQHTTSGAPYSSMSDVFWRTYNHEGLRGFYKGLFPNLLKVVPAASITYLVYEAMKKSLDLD